In a single window of the Rhodoferax saidenbachensis genome:
- the msrP gene encoding protein-methionine-sulfoxide reductase catalytic subunit MsrP, with product MLIKTQRDGFNHPLASDITARQTYEGRRDLLKVMATGAAGAAMASWAGRQAMAQAPGAAVARPGKLPVLNTKASTVDGANTMEKPTAYKDASTYNNYYEFGTDKADPAVNAHTLKTSPWTVEIEGMVKKPGKWALEDLLKLSPMEERIYRLRCVEGWSMVIPWVGYSLGELIKKVEPLGSAKFVEFVTLADPKTMPFVGSRILDWPYVEGLRLDEAMHPLTLLSFGMYGEVLPKQNGAPVRLVVPWKYGFKSGKSIVKIRFTDKAPATAWNKAAANEYGFYSNVNPNVDHPRWSQATERRIGEDGLFAKKRKTLMFNGYEAQVGQLYAGMDLKKFY from the coding sequence ATGTTGATCAAAACCCAGCGCGACGGCTTCAATCACCCCCTGGCCAGTGACATCACTGCGCGTCAGACCTATGAAGGGCGCCGCGATCTGCTCAAAGTCATGGCCACCGGTGCGGCCGGGGCTGCCATGGCGTCTTGGGCCGGGCGCCAGGCCATGGCGCAAGCGCCGGGTGCTGCGGTCGCGCGGCCCGGCAAATTGCCTGTTCTGAATACAAAGGCCAGCACGGTGGATGGTGCCAACACCATGGAAAAACCCACCGCCTACAAAGACGCCAGCACCTATAACAATTACTACGAGTTCGGCACCGACAAAGCCGACCCGGCAGTCAACGCCCACACCCTCAAGACCAGCCCGTGGACCGTGGAGATTGAGGGCATGGTCAAAAAGCCCGGTAAGTGGGCACTGGAAGACCTGCTCAAGCTCAGCCCCATGGAAGAGCGCATTTACCGCCTGCGTTGTGTGGAGGGTTGGTCCATGGTGATTCCATGGGTAGGGTATTCACTGGGCGAACTAATCAAAAAAGTCGAACCCTTGGGCAGTGCCAAGTTTGTGGAGTTTGTGACCCTGGCAGACCCGAAGACCATGCCTTTTGTCGGCTCACGTATTCTGGACTGGCCCTATGTAGAGGGCCTGCGGCTGGACGAGGCCATGCACCCGCTGACCCTGCTGAGTTTTGGCATGTATGGCGAGGTTTTGCCCAAACAGAATGGCGCGCCGGTGCGGCTGGTGGTGCCATGGAAGTACGGCTTCAAGAGTGGCAAGAGCATTGTCAAGATTCGTTTTACCGACAAGGCACCCGCCACCGCCTGGAACAAGGCGGCCGCCAATGAATACGGGTTTTATTCCAATGTGAATCCGAATGTGGACCACCCGCGCTGGAGCCAGGCCACTGAGCGGCGCATTGGTGAAGACGGCCTGTTTGCCAAGAAACGCAAGACGCTGATGTTCAACGGGTACGAGGCGCAGGTCGGCCAGTTGTACGCGGGCATGGACCTGAAGAAGTTCTACTGA